The genomic segment TGGACGTCACGACGGGGGCGCCGCACGCCGCGGCGGCGGACGCCGGAGCAGCCAGGGCGACCGTCCCGGCCGTGGCGGCGAGCAGGGCCCCGGCCAGCGGCAACGGACCGGAACGCCGATGACGGCGGGAGCGGGGGCGGGGAGGAGTGGTTGCCGACATGCGAACGTCGTCCCTTCTGGGGTGGACGCGCCGCCGTGGTCGGGGTCCGGCCGGCCGGACCGGGCTCTACTCGCCGCGCCGCGATTGCTAACATGAGCAAGGCTCATATTGAGAAATGGGAGGGGACTGGACATGGCGAATCGTCTTGACCTGCACGAAGACTTCCGTTGGGGTGTCTCCACCGCCGCCTATCAGATCGAAGGGGCCGTCGAGGAGGACGGGCGCGGGCTCTCCATCTGGGACGTCTTCGGCGCCCGTCCTGGCGCTGTCAAGAACGGCGATACCGGACGAATCGCCTGTGACCACTACCACCGCCATGCTGAGGACATCGCGTTGATGCGCGGCCTCGGCCTGGACGGATACCGCTTCTCGATCGCGTGGCCCCGGGTGCAGCCGACAGGGGCCGGCTCGGTCAACCTGGCCGGGCTCGACTTCTACGACCGGTTGGTGGACGACCTGCTCGCCGCCGGGATCGCTCCGCTGCCCACTCTCTTCCACTGGGACCTCCCGCAGGCCCTCGAGGAAGCGGGCGGCTGGCTCGCCCGCGACACCGCCTATCGCTTCGCCGAGTACGCGGGCCTGGTCGCCGACCGCCTCGGCGACCGTGTTCCGGCCTGGATCACGCTCAACGAGCCCTTCATCCATATGGTGTTCGGCTACGCACTGGGCATCCATGCCCCCGGCCGCACCCTGATGCTCGATGCGCTGCCGGCCGCTCATCACCAGTTGCTCGGACACGGCCTCGCCGCGACGGCGCTGCGCGAGCGGGGCGGGCAGGTGATGATCGCGAACAATCTCACCCCGGTCCGGCCGGCGAGTGACGGCGACGCCGACACGGCGGCTGCTGCCGCGTACGACGCACTGCACAACCGCCTCTTCCTCGACCCGCTGCTGCTCGGCCGCTACCCCGACCTCGGCGCATTCGGTGTTGCACCTGACCTCGGGGGCAGCGTCCGGGACGGCGACCTCGAGCTGATCGCTGCGGCACCCTTGGACGGCCTTGGCGTCAACTACTACAACCCGACCCGGATCGGCGCCCCCACAGGCCCGGAGCTCCCCTTCACCGAAGCTGAGATCGAAGGGGTTCCTCGCACGGCCTTCGGCTGGCCGGTCGTCCCCGACGGCCTCCGCGAACTCCTGGTCGGCCTGCGCCAGAGGTATGGGACGGCGCTGCCGCCGATCACGATCACCGAGAACGGCTGCTCGGTCGAGGACGCCCCGGCGCCGGACGGCACCGTCGTCGACCAGCCCCGCATCGACTACCTCGCCGGCCACCTCGACGCACTCGCCGCCGCCGTCGCGGAGGGAGTGGACGTCCGCGGCTACTTCACCTGGTCCTTGCTTGACAATTATGAATGGGCGGAAGGATTCAGCCAGCGCTTCGGTCTGGTCCACGTCGACTTCGAGACGCTGCGCCGCACGCCGAAGGCTTCGTACGCCTGGTACCGCGACACGATCGCCGCCCATCGGGCGCACTGGGCTGGGTAGTTGGGCGCTCCGGCGACCACAGCGCTCGTCAGGATCGACCCAGGCCGATGGGCGCGGTGGGAACAGGGTGCCGATGGCTGTGCGGGCAGTGGGGCGTGGAGACGGGGTGTTCGACCGTTGCCGAGGCCATCGGCAGCGGTTCAGCACGTCTCGTTGCTGTGCTGTACCGGTGGTTGGGCGGTCGGCTGAGGTGTTGCCGCGGGCCGGTATTCCTGAAGTTTCGGGTTATCAACCGGTCTCGGGTGGAACGCTGGGATGCACGTCTCAGGGTGAGGGGGTCCGGATGTTGCGTTCGGTGCGGTGGGTGTCAGCGGTGGCTGCTGTGGTGGTTGCCTTCGGGTTGTGCCTGTGGCTGGGCCGGACGGTTTCGTTCGGGTGGATGCCGGCGGGGGAGGCCGATCGGTGGGTGGTGGCGACGGCCTTCGCCACGGTGGGGGCCGGTGCGGTCGGGGTGGCTACCAGCTGGTGGGCAGGACGGGAGGAGCCGTCGGCGCCGGAGTCGCCGGGCAGGCGGGTCGCGCAGCGGGCGAGAGTGTCCGATCGCGCACGAGCCGCCCAGGTCGGCGGCAACCAGAACGCGCCCATCGGTACTACCAGCGGCAACACCACTCCCGACCACATCGAGCAGGACGCTGAGGCGTCCGGCGATGCACAGGTCACGCAGGTCGCCGGGGACCAGAACACGATGGGGCAGGGGAGTTGACGGCCGACTGTGAAGGCGGCCCTGGCCGCGTCGAGCAGCACGCGGAGGCGTTCGACCACGCAGTGATCACCCAGGTTGCCGGAGACCAGAACGTCTACCTGCCGGTGCATGGTCCGGCTCCGAGGGCGTTGCACTCACTGCCCGCGGTACATGGCACGCTGATCGGTCGCGACGACGAGATCCAGGAGCTGCTCGACCTGCTCGACCCGGGCAATGAGGGCGGTTTGGCGGTCGTGGTGTCGGCGATCGCGGGACTGCCCGGGGTGGGGAAGACCACCCTGGCCCTGCACGCTGCGAACCGGGCCGTTGAGCTCGGTTGGTTCCCGGGCGGTCATCTCTTCTTGGATCTACGCGGCTACGATCCCGTCGGGAAGGTCACGGCCGGGCAGGCGCTGGGCGCCCTGTTGCGTGCCCTGTGCGGGGCTGACGCGGACTTGCCGGTCGATCCGGAGGAACAGGCCGCGGTGTACCGGTCGCAGCTGGCCGCCCGTGTCGCCGACCGCGGGCCGGTCCTGCTGGTACTGGACAGTGCCTCCAGCGCCGCACAGGTGGAGCCCTTGTTGCCGGGCGGGCACCGGCATCGCGTCCTGGTCACCAGCCGGCACACGCTGGCCTCGCTGCCCGCCTCGTTGATCGACCTCACGGTGCTGCAAGCCGCCGACGCCGCCAATATGATCAAGAGCTCGCTCATTGCGGCGAACCGCGGCGATCCGCGCCCCGCACGGGAGCCTGAGGCGTTGGCACAGCTGGCCGAGCGCTGCGGGTTCCTGCCCCTGGCCCTGCAGATCACCGCTGCGAACCTGATGGTGGAATCGGAGCGTTCCCTGGCCGATCTGGCCGGCGAGCTGAAGGACGAACAAGCCCGGCTTGCCCTGTCCTACAGCGACGATGAACAGACGCTGGCCGTACGGGCCTCGTTCGAACTGTCCTACCGCCGGCTGCCGCCGGAACAGGCACAGCTGTTCCGGTTGCTGTCGCTGAATCCGACCGCACAGGTCTCCCTCGAAGCTGCGGCAGTCCTGACGGCGGTATCGGTGGGGCAGAGCCGGTCGCTGGTGGTCAAGCTCGCCCAGGCCCACCTGATCGAACCGGTGGGGGAGCAGCGGTGGCGCATGCACGACCTGCTGCGCCTGTACGCGAGAGAACTCGCCGACCGGCACATCGGCGTCAATGACCAGGAGGAGGCCTTCGACCGTCTCTTGGAGTACTACCGGACGACCGCAGGCGCCGCGGACGATCACCTGTGCGCACTGCCCGGCGATTCGCTGCCCGAGCGGTTCCCGGGCCGAATGGCGGCGCTGGCCTGGCTGGACGGCGAGCGGCTCAATCTCGTCGCCGCCGTCACCCTCGCCGTCGCCACCGCACGCCCCCGCATCGCCATGTCCCTGACCGAACACCTGGCCGTCTTCCTGAACCAGGGCCGGTACTCCGACGATGCGATCACCACCGGACAGCACGCCCTCACCGCCGCACGCGAGCTCGGTGACCGGGACGGCGAGGGCCGGGCGTTGAACAACCTCGGTAGTGGTCTGATGCAGGCGCGCCGGTTCGAGGAGGCCGTCGACGCCCACACCCGGGCCGCCACCATCCACCGGGAACTCGGAAACCAGCAGCGCGAGGGCGCGGCGTTGAACAACCTCGGCCTCGTCCTGCGGGAGGTGCGGCGGTTCGAGGAGGCACTCGAAGCCGATACCCGGGACCTGGCCATCTGCCGGGACCTCGGTGACCGGCACGGCGAGGGCCGGGCGTTGAACAACCTCGGCTGCGGTCTGCTGCAGGCGCGCCGGTTCGAGGAGGCCGTCGACGCCCACACCCGGGCCGCCGGCATCCACCGGGAACTCGGCGACCGGCACAGCGAGGGCATGGCGTTGAACAACCTCGGCCTCGTCCTACGGGAGGCGGGGCGGTTCGAGGAGGCAATCGAGGCCCACACCCAGGACCTGACCATCTGCCGGGAACTCGGCGAAGGGGACAGCGAGGGCACGGCGTTGAACAACCTCGGCCTCGTCCTGCGGGAGGTACGGCGGTTCGAGGAGGCCGTCGACGCCCACACCCGGGCCGCCGCCATCTGCCGGGAACTCGGCGACCGGCAGGGCGAGGGTATGGCGTTGAACAACCTCGGCCTCGTCCTGCGGGAGGTGCGGCAGCTCGAGGAGGCCGTCGACGTCCTCACCCGGGCCGCCGTCATCTTCCGGGAACTCGGCGACCAGGGCAGCCAGGGCACGGCGTTCGAGGGCATGGTGGTGAACAACCTCGCCGTCGTCCAGCGGGAGGCGCGGCGGTTCAGGCGGATGCGACGCCTGTGGCGCGCGGTCATGGGCAGGGGCAGGTCTATCGGAAACGGTCGTCCGCGATAGACCCCAGGCCAACGGCCGCGGCCATCGAGCCCGCTCCGCCGCCCGACTGGCTCGCCCACGGGCTCACGCGTACCGGCCATCCGGAAACCACTCCGACCCGGTCCCCAGCTACCCGTGTCGTGCCTCAACGCGGGCGGCAAGCCGTTGCAGCTTCCGGCAGGGGCAGGGGCAGGGGCAGGGGCAGCGGCTGCGGCACAGCCACCCGCACCCACCGCGCCCTGATCGCCGCCCATCGAGACGCCGGAGCCTGGGCCCGACCTGGCGCTGGCGCTGGAACCGGAGCCGGCGGCGGGTGAGAAGTCTTGGCGGCGCGGGGTGGCGTGGCTACACTCGCGCCAACATGAGCAGTCCTCATGTTCTGCTGAACTGAGGAGAGCCCATGCGCGCCGTGACCGCACGTCCGCCGGCCGCGCTCGAGGAACCCACCGCCCGGGTGCGGCCCGGCTGGACCGCCGCGTTGAGCCTGGCCAGCCTCGCGGTGTTCATGGCGTTCTTCACCCCGATCCAGATCCTGCTGCCCCTGCAGCTGGAACACCTCGACGAGGCGCACAAGGCGGCGAACCTCGCGTGGGTGACCGGTGCCGGCGCGCTCGTCGCCGTCGTCGTCAATCCGCTGGCCGGCGCGCTGTCGGACCGTACGACCGGGCGCTGGGGCCGCCGTCGGCCCTGGATCGTCGGCGGCGCCCTCGCCGGCGCCGCCGGGCTGCTGGTCACCTCGGCGCAGCACACGCTGCCCGGCATCGTCGCCGGCTGGTGCCTGGCGCAGAGCGGTCTGAACGCGATGCTCGCCGGGGTCACGGCGCCGGTGGCGGACCAGGTGCCGGTCGGGCAGCGTGCCGCGGTCTCCGGCTGGACGGGGATCATGCAGTCGCTCGGCCTGGTGCTGGGCGCGCTGCTGGTGACCACGGCCGTCTCCGGCGTCGGACCCGGGTATCTGCTGACGGCGCTGCTGGCCGTCGCGCTGGCCCTGCCGTACGTGCTCTGCTTCCGGGAGCCCGTCCTGCCGCGCGCGCTGCGCCCCGCCTTCCGTCCGCGCGCGCTGCTGAGCGGCCTGTGGGTCGATCCGCGCGCCCACCCGGACTTCGGCTGGGCGTGGCTCACCCGGTTCCTGATCAACCTCGGCAACGCGCTGGGCACGCTCTATCTGCTCTTCTACCTCACCGACGAGGTGCACCACCCGGACCCGGACACCGGCGTGCTGGTGCTGACCGTCATCTACACCGTCTCCGCGACCCTCACCGCGATCCCCGCGGGCATCGCGTCGGACCGCATCGGCAGACGCAAGGTGTTCGTGGTCGTGTGCAGCGTCATCATGGCGGTGGCCGCCCTGCTGCTGGCGGTCGCCCACACCTGGACGGCCGTGATGATCGCCGCCGCGGTCCTGGGCGCCGGGTTCGGCATCTACCTCGCCGTCGACCAGGCGCTGATCACCCAGGTGCTGCCGTCCGCCGCCGACCGGGCGAAGGACCTCGGCGTCATCAACATCGCCAACTCGGGCCCGCAGGTGCTGGCCCCCGCCGTCGCCGCGCCGATCGTCGCCCACCTCGGCGGCTATCCGGGCCTGTACGTGGCCACCGCCCTGGTGACCCTGCTCGGCGGTGCGCTGGTGCTGCGTATTGTCGGGGTGGACTGAGGATCACCGAAGAACGGCAGAAGCGGACGCGGCGACGCGGTCGCGGAGAACCCACGGAGCACCGGCACCATGTACCTCCCCGTGCAGACGCACGTCGCCAACGGCACCGGCGTCATCGCCCTGGACCGGCCCGAGGCGCTCAACGCGCTCGATCTGACCATGGTCCGGGCGATGACCGAGGCCCTCGAGACCTGGCGGGACGACGACGGCGTCCGATCGGTCGTCGTCCGCAGCACCTCGCCGAAGGCGTTCTGCGCCGGCGGCGACATCCGCACGATCCGGGCGGCGAGCCTGCGCGGCGATCACGCGGCCGTGCGGGAGTACTTCGCCGCGGAGTACGG from the Streptomyces sp. RKAG293 genome contains:
- a CDS encoding GH1 family beta-glucosidase, which codes for MANRLDLHEDFRWGVSTAAYQIEGAVEEDGRGLSIWDVFGARPGAVKNGDTGRIACDHYHRHAEDIALMRGLGLDGYRFSIAWPRVQPTGAGSVNLAGLDFYDRLVDDLLAAGIAPLPTLFHWDLPQALEEAGGWLARDTAYRFAEYAGLVADRLGDRVPAWITLNEPFIHMVFGYALGIHAPGRTLMLDALPAAHHQLLGHGLAATALRERGGQVMIANNLTPVRPASDGDADTAAAAAYDALHNRLFLDPLLLGRYPDLGAFGVAPDLGGSVRDGDLELIAAAPLDGLGVNYYNPTRIGAPTGPELPFTEAEIEGVPRTAFGWPVVPDGLRELLVGLRQRYGTALPPITITENGCSVEDAPAPDGTVVDQPRIDYLAGHLDALAAAVAEGVDVRGYFTWSLLDNYEWAEGFSQRFGLVHVDFETLRRTPKASYAWYRDTIAAHRAHWAG
- a CDS encoding tetratricopeptide repeat protein is translated as MTADCEGGPGRVEQHAEAFDHAVITQVAGDQNVYLPVHGPAPRALHSLPAVHGTLIGRDDEIQELLDLLDPGNEGGLAVVVSAIAGLPGVGKTTLALHAANRAVELGWFPGGHLFLDLRGYDPVGKVTAGQALGALLRALCGADADLPVDPEEQAAVYRSQLAARVADRGPVLLVLDSASSAAQVEPLLPGGHRHRVLVTSRHTLASLPASLIDLTVLQAADAANMIKSSLIAANRGDPRPAREPEALAQLAERCGFLPLALQITAANLMVESERSLADLAGELKDEQARLALSYSDDEQTLAVRASFELSYRRLPPEQAQLFRLLSLNPTAQVSLEAAAVLTAVSVGQSRSLVVKLAQAHLIEPVGEQRWRMHDLLRLYARELADRHIGVNDQEEAFDRLLEYYRTTAGAADDHLCALPGDSLPERFPGRMAALAWLDGERLNLVAAVTLAVATARPRIAMSLTEHLAVFLNQGRYSDDAITTGQHALTAARELGDRDGEGRALNNLGSGLMQARRFEEAVDAHTRAATIHRELGNQQREGAALNNLGLVLREVRRFEEALEADTRDLAICRDLGDRHGEGRALNNLGCGLLQARRFEEAVDAHTRAAGIHRELGDRHSEGMALNNLGLVLREAGRFEEAIEAHTQDLTICRELGEGDSEGTALNNLGLVLREVRRFEEAVDAHTRAAAICRELGDRQGEGMALNNLGLVLREVRQLEEAVDVLTRAAVIFRELGDQGSQGTAFEGMVVNNLAVVQREARRFRRMRRLWRAVMGRGRSIGNGRPR
- a CDS encoding MFS transporter; this translates as MRAVTARPPAALEEPTARVRPGWTAALSLASLAVFMAFFTPIQILLPLQLEHLDEAHKAANLAWVTGAGALVAVVVNPLAGALSDRTTGRWGRRRPWIVGGALAGAAGLLVTSAQHTLPGIVAGWCLAQSGLNAMLAGVTAPVADQVPVGQRAAVSGWTGIMQSLGLVLGALLVTTAVSGVGPGYLLTALLAVALALPYVLCFREPVLPRALRPAFRPRALLSGLWVDPRAHPDFGWAWLTRFLINLGNALGTLYLLFYLTDEVHHPDPDTGVLVLTVIYTVSATLTAIPAGIASDRIGRRKVFVVVCSVIMAVAALLLAVAHTWTAVMIAAAVLGAGFGIYLAVDQALITQVLPSAADRAKDLGVINIANSGPQVLAPAVAAPIVAHLGGYPGLYVATALVTLLGGALVLRIVGVD